TCGGCGCCACGATGCGGACGGTCGGCACGGCCAGCGCGATGGCCAGGTCGTCCGACAGGCCGGCCACGCGCGAGACCCTCAGCCCGGCCTCAAGCTCGATCTCGTACTGGGTGATGACAGGACCGGTGTCGATCTGGACGACCCGGACCTGATAGCCGAAGTCCAGCAGCGTCCGCTCCAGGAGCATGGCGCGGGCGTGGATCTGGGCCTCCTCCTCCTGGACGGTCGCCGCCGCGGGAGGCTCCAGAATCTCGAAGGGGGGAAGCTGGAAAGGCGAGGAAGGGTCGACTTGAGGAACGCCTGCCGAGTAAGAAGCCGCCGCCGGCGAATGCGATTGAGGGCCGCGTGTCGCGGGCAAGGCCGCCCCGCGCTGGACGACCGGGCCAGGCCGCTGGGCGAGCTCGGTCACGACGGGGCTTCGGGCCAGCATCGGCCGGGCTTCATGACCGCCCGCCAGCGCCGGCGGACCCGCGTGCCAGTCGGACAGGGCGGGAACGCCCGCGATGGGCGCGGCCGCGCGACGCCTTCGGAAAAGGCCGGGGAGGATCGCCGAAAGCTCCTGGGCCGGCAGCGTGACGAGGGCTTCCTGACAGAGCGCCGCACCGATCAGAGCCCCAGCGGCCAGGATCAGGAGCATCCCCGCCAGGCCGAAATGGGTCTCCAGCATCGTGGCGGCCAGCGCGCCGGCGTACCCGCCCGGGCCGACGGCCGCGCTGGGTCGGAGGCTCGCGCCGAACTTGTCGATCAGGGCGGCGACGACGACCAGGATCTGGAGGAAGCCCAGCGTCGAACCGATGCGGTCGTGGGGCCGCTTGCCCCGGGCGACGAGCAGGTTGATCGCCAGCAAGGCCGCCAGCCCGAGCCACGACGCCCAGCCGAAGGTCACCTGCGCCGCCTGGGCCAGCCGAGCCCCGACAGGGCCGCAGGGGTTGGCGATCGCGGTCCCCGCGGCGACGTCTCCCGCAGCCGCCCGCCATCGCTGGGCGTCGGCCGGGTCGTACCCAAGCAGGCTGAGGCCCAGGAAGAGGTTGACGACCAGGAAGGCGAGGCCGGGGGCAGATCGAAAGAGGCGCTGTCGCAGGAGCATGGTTCCCCCCGAAGCCCCGCGCCGTCGGCGGCCTCGACGCGGCCGGCGGGCGCAGGATCGCACCAAGTCGATGACGGAGTCGGCATCCCCAGTCATCGGCCGGGCGGGCGTTCCGGCTTGGGGGGAATCACAAGGGCGACGGGCTCAGGCGCGGGTCGCGCTTATTCCGACGCCTGGGTAAGGTCGACGGTCCCGCCCTCGGAATCGAACTCGTCGGCCGATTCGTTGGTCTGGAGCTTGCCCGACATGTCCAGGAAGATCTTGTCCTGCATGATTTCCTGGATCACCATCGAGATCTTGTCCAGCCCCCGGCCGTCGATCAGCGGGCGGGCCCCCTGGTTCAGGGCGATCATCCGCTTCTGGATCAGGGTCGAGAGCTTGAACCGGCCGCCGACCTTGTTGACGATCTCTTCTTCCTTCAGCTCTTCAATCATCGCCCATCCCCCGTGCACATCGGTGTTCCGCCAGCGTCTTCGTCAGCGCGTCGACGCAGGCTTCCAGGTCGTCGTTCACCAGTTGGACGTCGTAGGCCCGGGCGGCTTCGATCTCGCGCCGGGCGTTGGTGAGTCGTCTTGCTATCGTGGCTTCGGAATCGGTCCCGCGGTCTCGCAGGCGGGCCTCAAGCTCTTCGAGCGAGGGGGCCTGGATGAAGACGAGCAGGGCGTTGGGGACCTTCCGACGGATCTGGAAGCCCCCCTGCACGTCGATCACCAGGATGACGCATTCGCCCCTCGCCAGGGCCTCTCGGACCGGAGAGGCCGGCGTGCCGTACCAGGAGCCGTGGACCTCGGCCGATTCCAGCAGGTCGCCGCGGAGCGACTCGAATTCCTCAACCGTGACGAAATGGTAGTCGAGCCCCGGGACCTCCCCCTCGCGAGGGGCGCGGGTGGTCGCGGAGACGGAGCGTCGGACCTTGCCGCCGGCGCGGTCGATCAGGCGGTGGACGATCGTGCTCTTGCCGGCGCCCGACGCCCCCGAGAGGACGACGAGCCGCCCCGGCAGGGTCGACCAGTCGACCGCCTCCACCGGCTCGGTCATCGTGGCCTCCATGTTTTTGGTCATTCGACGTTCTGCACCAGTTCGCGGATCCGCTCGAGGATCCCCTTGACCTCAACCACCAGCCGGCTGATCTCCACGTCGTTCGACTTGGAGCCGATCGTGTTGATCTCGCGGCCCATCTCCTGGACCACGAACTCCAGTTTCCGCCCGCCGCTTTCGGCCGCGCTGAGGATCTCCTCGTACTGCTCCAGGTGGGCCCGGAGCCGGACGAGCTCCTCGGCGACGTCGGAGCGATCGGCGAGGATGGCGACCTCTCGGATCAGGTCCTTGGCCTCGATGGCGACCCCGTGCTCCTGCACCAGGGCCTGGACGCGCTCGGTCAGCCGCTTCTGGTACGACTGGACGAGGTGCGGAGCCCGATCGGCGATGCGGGCCAGCAGCTCGCGGATCGACCGAGCCAACGCCAGCAGCTCGGCGGCCATCGCGGCCCCCTCGCGGGCGCGAGCGGCCTCGAAATCCTTGAGGGCCTGGGTCGCGACGGCGGCGATGGCCGGCCACTCGGCGGCGACGTCGGGGGTCTCGGCTCGCTTCTCCTCGACGATGCCCGGCAGCGACAAAAGGGCGGTCATGTCGACCGGTCCCCCCAGCGCGGCGAGCTGGTCGCGGTAGCTGGCGAGAGCCACGGTGTTGAGCCGGTAGTCCTCGGCCTTGCGGGGGCGTTCGACGCGGACCGAGACCTGGACGGTTCCCCGGCGGGCGTACTCGCGGGCGAGCTGCTCCAGCTCGGGTTCCAGACGGCCGTAGGGGTCGTTGATCTTGGCGGTGATTTTGAGGTGGCGGTTGTTCACCGCGCGGACCTCGGCGGCGACCG
Above is a window of Paludisphaera rhizosphaerae DNA encoding:
- a CDS encoding DNA-directed RNA polymerase subunit omega encodes the protein MIEELKEEEIVNKVGGRFKLSTLIQKRMIALNQGARPLIDGRGLDKISMVIQEIMQDKIFLDMSGKLQTNESADEFDSEGGTVDLTQASE
- the gmk gene encoding guanylate kinase, with the protein product MTEPVEAVDWSTLPGRLVVLSGASGAGKSTIVHRLIDRAGGKVRRSVSATTRAPREGEVPGLDYHFVTVEEFESLRGDLLESAEVHGSWYGTPASPVREALARGECVILVIDVQGGFQIRRKVPNALLVFIQAPSLEELEARLRDRGTDSEATIARRLTNARREIEAARAYDVQLVNDDLEACVDALTKTLAEHRCARGMGDD
- a CDS encoding YicC/YloC family endoribonuclease; this encodes MLLSMTGFGEARNSQDAGLSVAAEVRAVNNRHLKITAKINDPYGRLEPELEQLAREYARRGTVQVSVRVERPRKAEDYRLNTVALASYRDQLAALGGPVDMTALLSLPGIVEEKRAETPDVAAEWPAIAAVATQALKDFEAARAREGAAMAAELLALARSIRELLARIADRAPHLVQSYQKRLTERVQALVQEHGVAIEAKDLIREVAILADRSDVAEELVRLRAHLEQYEEILSAAESGGRKLEFVVQEMGREINTIGSKSNDVEISRLVVEVKGILERIRELVQNVE